The following is a genomic window from Solanum lycopersicum chromosome 6, SLM_r2.1.
TAGTAATTTCATTGATAAGCTATTAACACTGACATCATTTTAAGGCGCAAgcatttgttaattatttttaatattattttaaatggtttttctttaaggtttttttttacttacaatgtttttcataaaagttattataatgagataaaaataattatatattaatgaaaAGTTTAACATCAAGATAATGAGTTAAAAGTCAAGTTATCGCGTTCGATAAGTTGGGAAACACTTAAGTGATGAAGATTGACTATACAATCTATTATCGTTTTGTTAGTATGTTCTTAAAATCTTTGATTTTTCATATTAGATGAAGAATAATATTTTGAGTGATATAAAATGTCAGCTtttgacataatattttttgatggcccgataaataattattgttaattttcctttttttcctttttattggTGAATTGATTAACTagtcaaataaaaagaaattacctaaaaaaatcgcacaatcaaaataataaactttAGGAGTGATCAGAATGCAAGATTTTTATACTGAATATTGGTTTGATTTCCATATTTAATGACCTTAGATAGATATGAATCTTTCTATACATCAAAATCTATTTTATAATCGCCACTTGTAACAtataaattacttttattttttttaaatatcactTTTGCCCTTAACATTATTAATTAGAGAAATAATATCCTCTTTACattttaaataagataataaacCTTCCTGATCTTAAATCAGTTACTAAAAATAAGTTGAATTATtacatatgtttttaaaatataaaaaatacaattaatatgattatatagCATGTActcttttaaataataatttttcgaTGAATTATGAACGGTAAAATAACTCCAAGCTTCTCAAATTACACTAAAATTTCATTgagaatatataattaatattttgaacGTTTTACTAAAGATTTATCGTGATggtcaaaggaaaaaaaaaatactaaacaaAGATTAATAATAACAACCCCGTAATTATCACGTCATTGGGAACCAtatatgaaaattcattttgaaTTCTGCCAGAAAAAATGTGTCATCTTAAAAGGTTGAGACcttcaaataatataatattagaaaTACACATAAATTGGAAAAATATTCTATTAAGCCACTAaggttttcttttttatttaaaaaaaaaaagtttatatcCTTTTAAAAAAGATCTTCATTTAtacctaaactatttgaaaatatcgttcttttatttatcttgtaagtgattaaaaaaatttaattcacacAAATGAGTAATAAATAGCAAAATTGAAATGATGGGAGCAACAACTCTTTAATCATACACGaacttatttttagtttatatctgttttataaaagattttcatttttatatacaaGAATCTGAAAATATTagcattttttatatttaaataataagagAATGAATAATCTCATTTCCTCGATAGATTACTAcgtaaattgaaaaaaaagacaaaattacCCCGGACAAAAGGTCTCTTCCTATTTAAAAGGACATAAACCCATTGCCCTTACCAATGTATCCATCTATTGAGCTTTGGTTCTTGTGTCGAATTGGTATAAAAGTCTCCCTATAATGCTACAAATTGACTTTACTATGCCATTCgagtttttaaatataatttttttgggtcaataatttgaaatatactaaaatattataatttatatacatattattatGTGAGCTATCTATCTAAATATAATGTcgtcaattatttttatgaggagtgctttctttatttataatttttatatttaaagaaaattattacgATATGAAAACATGatgcatataatatatataaatatcgtCGATCATATCAATTATAGAAAAACATTCACTATAAGAAATATActttaaaacaatgaaaatcaaatttaacatCGTATGAATGTACACTTATTATTTGCGCCTCAATGGATTGTTGATACTCTTTTGAAAACTTAATATTAGACATGGACATACATTTGAAAGTGACAACATATTAACATTAACATCGTGAATGCTAAGtaaaacattttaaagttaattgtTTATAGAAGTTATGATTATGCATTAACATACATTTAGGAGGGTTATTTTTGTCCCTGTATTTTGGATAATCATGTGCTGATTTTCAATTTCGATAATCACGtaacaaatttataattttgttgaGAAAAGTGATTAAAAAACACTTGTAAGTTGTAACATACTAGGAGAAATTCAAGCTTTTAACCTTTTTTGTTCATGTTTTTTAAACCTTTAAATATTGAACTAGACATTGATGGTATGGGGAATTGACTTTGTCTAACTTACTCAAAGAGGCCATTTTTTTAGATGGATGTTACCTATTTCCTGTTTAAAATTAACTGTCGTATTTGTTTATAcgtttcaaaaatatatattaaatataaataattattaattactttatCTTTATTATGTCTTGAGTTGTAATCTCTCTTCATTGAACATCTACTTTATTTATGTGTCATTTATCTTAAAATTGAACCcgtttataattttcaaatacaattattattaatggtaagatagaaaaataaaataagtaatgttatcttttaactttttaaaaatgacaACTAATATGATACAATTTGAGCAATTAATTACCAACTATAAGAATTTTTACAGtaaaaattgagttaaaatgTCTACTAACAATTTAAATGTTTATAAGAACAAGAGATaatccaaataaaaatagatagcATGTCATAGTCGAtgaaattataatagtcatatGAAATACTTATAACTTCAAACTTAAAATACTAATCACAAGAGACGAGTTTAGAGTCTACTTTTCCCCCTCTTATATGATATGATGCGATACGatagttatataaaaatttagttaatttatactaaaaaatatatgtattttttaaacaaattcaaatattttttatatatatattatcataaaattcGAATCTAAAAATTTTTGGTTGATTTTAAATCTAATTTCTTGTCAATACAAATGTGAAAACTAGCTCGTTTTAGGACCATTTTCTTGATTGTCATATATTTTCCAATCTACCAATTTAGTAGGATCCAATTTTCAATCTTTACAAATCACTGACCCCATTCAAAGAACCTTAATCaccaaataaagaaataaaagcaaattgaaattaaaaaaacattatttttgtgatgagatagttattttttattcaccATATATAGaacatttgattttatttttatttttaaatgattatagAAGTTAAGAACACATTTTTCTCAAGCAAAACATAGCaaagaaatttaatatttattaaaataatatgaggTGTCAAATAAATGAATTCCTTTGTTTACCATCTTTgaataagttttaatttttttaaattagtagAGTAAACACTTTTATCTATGCGAGCTCATAATCTATACAAGTTAGGACGGTTCAAGCTAATAAGTGATCTAGagtcaagaaaataataatttgaagagtttgaatttttatttttttataaaaattatttgaaatttagttttctaattttttaagaagCAACATTGTGATTatacttaatatttttgatatgcAAAGTTATTTCCTTctcttgataaattttttttacttttgcatTAAATAATACCTTAATTGTTTCAatgttttgtttaattttgacttgatatgaatatttaaaaaataaagaagaaatatctATATAGATTAAAATGTCATTTAATCTTATAGTCTTAAACATGCCATAtggaaagttaaatttaaaattgataaaaaagaaaaaaacatcttttaataCTTCGAAATTAACTAAAAAAGtaagataaattaataaaaagacacaatatacttctttttttttaaaaagaaaattataattattttattattaccaAAGGACCCTCAAATTCGGAGACCTAAGATGTATGCCGTATGCCCTCGTTTTGAATATGTTGAGTCCCCCTTGCATATTGTTCAATGTCTATGATACTCTGAAAGGGAAAATTTTATaacattatttctaaaaaaagtttcaaatctaataataataataataaataataataatgataataataacaaataattctttattaaactcttttaattttttttaatatgttttagttattttttttaaaaaaataagtaaagtaaacattttcattttcttttttgatttgtgTTAGCTCAAGATCTATATAAATCATGCACAAAgtaataagtttttaaaaatagtctaatttgaataatttttaatttcatctataatttgtgtttgatcaactcttttaaaagttattttttaatttaaaattatgataaaagatttaGTGATAAATATTACTCCTATTTAAACAAGTCTATTATTAatcattatgatattttaattaattattttttcgtaAATAATTCAATTGAAGAGGAATAATTTtagcaaatataaatttatgataaaaatatattttatagtgaAATAATTAATCACTTATTTTCCTCTACTTTaagaataaatttcaaatttctatttttttaagaagTAAAATTGTGATTATACTTTAAGATCATTTTTATAAGCAAAGTTATTTCTATGTGTTGATTAACTAACTTTTTCTGATAAAAAATAACCcaattgttttaatattttgtcCAATTTTGACTTaacatgaatttttaaaaaataaagaagatatttatatacacacacatcaAAATGTCTTTAATCTATAGTTTTAAATATATCATGtggaaagttaaatttaaaaattgagaaaaaagacaaaaactTCTTTTAATGCTCTGAAACGAATTAAAAAGAAGTAAgacaaatcaataaaataacattatatactttttattgtatatatataaaaacttataatttattatttctaataaaaaaattcaaatataatactgtaattatttattaaactcTTTAACTCTCTCAATAAGTTTtagttgtttttaaaaaagtaagtaaaataaacatttttttttgtttgtgtcaGCTCACTATTTATATAAACCGCGAGcaaagtaataaatttttaaaattagtttaatttgaatatttttttaatttcatatataatatcaactcttttaaaagttatttttgaatttataattataataaaagatttaatgataaatattaCTCCTATTTAAACAAGTTTTAATGTTTatcattatgatattttaattatgtattttttgtaAACACTTCAATTGAAGAGGAATAATTTTAGTAAAtacaaatttatgataaaaatatattttattatgaaataattaatcacattcTTTTCCTCTACTTTTaagaataaatttcaaatttctattttttttatttgtttatttgtttgagTTCTAATTTATTTCCGCTTAATATCACATATTTCTCTAAATTTTGGTCAAACTTTTATATCCTCAAATTACGTTTAAAGTAGACATTCTACtgagtatttattttatttatgttagaTCATGATGTATATTCGTCAAACAcataataaaacatattttttaatctcGAAAATATCAGGACAACGAAAAGCTCGTGACATTATTTTCTAAACtccttttcaaatttaataataaattttttattaaacacttgaaaaataaataaattaataaagtgaACACTTTCATTTACTCAAAGAGTGAGAATTTCGTGACAATATTTCTTTTTGCAAAATAATCTAATAGTAAGTACTAATGGAGAAAATGGACCCATTGATGTAGAAAGAAGAATTAAACAATTAAATGCCCTGAAAAAATGCAGTAGAAAAAAAgtgtaaaatttgaaaaaactcttttctttttcttttttccttttttttttctttgggagCTTGCAGCATCAGAAGTTTGAACTATGGACCATCCCGCTCTCACTCCCCACCCACCCCACTCTACCCacccacccccacccacccTCCCCCTTTCCACATCTACAGTGTTATATATCTATCACCACTCTACGCTCTTCACTCTctcaccccccacccccacccaccccTCTGGAACCACACAGACGAGCTACATTGATTGTATGACCGATCGGAGAAGGTAGAAACCCTAGCTCTGCAATCGAGGCACCGCCGTAGAACGGTGTTGCGGGCAGCTCATGAGCTGTTAATAATGCTTAGTAAGCTCAGCTTAGACCTATACATACATGTTTGATATGTACTTGTTTATGTGTACATATCGATATGGATATTGTATTAGCTGCAATGTATCACAGCCTTGTAGGTTTTTCTAGATGAATAAgggatttattttgaaattttgaaaaattttagcTCTATTTTGAGTAATCCTTGAGGATTTGCTTATGGATCTGTGAGCTTAgagtttttcttccatttttccttaatttctgGAATCCTGATTTGCTTAAtttctattgttgttgttgctggttgtatttttttgagttttttttatggttcattgttgttggattttgaggttctttgattttcattttctggttacttatgaaaaaattgatttggattatttattttcaatttctatttttgttCTTAGTTGTtgtctttactttttttcttaaattttttttttagtgcaTTTTGGTTGAATTTTGAGGTCGGAAagctttttttaaattatttttttctagtttctttTGAGAAAAGAAATTATTTGGTTTTGTTAATTGCCATTTTCAGTTTCTTATACTTAGTTGTGATTAagcaaattaaattttgatgtgTTTTGGTTGATTCTTTGAGTTCTAAAgctatttagttttatttttccagattggttttgaaaaaaataatttgaattaatactTTTGCTTTGCGTGTGGATTTACAAGTTAGGAGGAAATTGATTTTACAATGGACTTGAACTCCAATTGAAGAACAATTGATGGATCTATCATGCTATTCTCAGAAATTTTAgtgtagttttttatttttaaggctTTGTTTTTGTGGATTTGTAGAAGATCTTCAGCTAGATCAAACTgagaaattttaaagaattcCTACAATTTTTCAGTAGTTAAATTGTATAACATTGACCGAGATGACTGATATCTTTTGATTTATGGATTAAAGTTCTTTAAATCGTCTATCATATACTGTATCTACCTTTGAATATATTGGTGCTAAACTTTGAAATTGAATTGTATACATGACTTAATTTGAAGCAACAACGTATGAGTAgatgcttttttttttgcattcgTAGAACTCTCCATGCAAATGGTATGTGCTATCTTTCCCTTTTACACCTTAAAGCTTAAGTAAGTAAATCAATGAATGTTTGATGCAGGCTCGTCCCTGATTCAAGAGTACAGTGACAGTTGCTCCTTATTTATATAAAGCTCTAGAATTGTGGTGGAAGACAATGCAGGTGAATATCACTATTCAAAATATAGACTTATGTCCTACATATGATGTCATTTTTTTGGGTTGATACAAGCCAGTTAAGAACACACTACAAACTCACAGCAAAATATGGGAACACAAAAATCATATGGTCTTGGCAGTTTGTTGTGGGATAGAGCCTTAGATAAGATCTCATCAAATGTTAGATGTGAACATAAATATATCTTTGTTATCAAATTTGTAACACTTTTTTGTCATTGCTTCTCTCCACACAATTTCTTTCTGCTTTGAATTAGAATAATATGATTGTATCCATTTTTGTTTATTGACCCTTggttgatcaaataagtcaaacAGTCTCTTGTGCCTGCTGCATTTGAAGATACATATTTGTGTTTCAGCTCGTTCACAGGCTTGAAACTCTTTATTTCTAGTCTACTTCAGTAGATTGCTAGTGGATGCTGGTGGTTCTCTGATATTTAAGACCCTCTTTCATGGAAGAGTTTGAAATGTATAAAGATGATCTCTGTAAATAAAAGTGTGTCCTTGTCTGCTAGAGGTAGTCATGGGAAAATctacaaaagaaataaacaaagaCAGCACAATGAGAAAATATAATGACCACAGCTgaggaaaagaagaaaactaAGTGTGATCGACTTTTTCAATTGtagtttattacattattttgttCTTTGGTACGATTGACTTTCATAATATAAGTTAACATAAACTCCTAATCTTCCAACTTGTTCTCTACTTCTTCTCTTTGCTATTTCAGTTTATTCATAAGTGAATGttataattgaaataatattatgaCTTAAAGATTGCATCAATAGTGTTGGTTATGCTCACTTCTGTTTGTTGAAGTTACTTTCTGCTTAGAAATTAGTAGCTTAAACAGGCATAACTTGCGTGTATTTAACTGACTAAGAAGGCTCCAAGTTCAAGTCACTATACCAGTTAATAATAGTTGCTTGATTTGTGATCTTCCTAAATCTCATTAGTTCACCTGATGGCATGTCAGAGTCCAATCAGGCACTAGTTATCTTCTTACACTGGTACCTGGACACATATATTTGCCGAAACTTCAACGTTCTAAACTTTCTGGGGAATAATGTCATTAAGGCCCTAAAGCTTTGTCTATGTAATTTgtgtgtctttttttttttttttttttaataattttgttttcttgtattGCATATACAtcctttaatttttatcttcatCAGGCCCTTTACTAGAACTTTTTTTGGATGTGTGTTGTGCTTAAAGCCCAACCTTTGAATCTTCCTCTGCCTTTGACAACACTGCTGAAGAATGATGTTTGTGCTGTTTCATCAAGTTCTTGGATCCTGCATATTGAGACTTATTTGAAAGTTCCCTACTCTTTGGTCCATGTTGAGCATCTGTTTTTGCggagtctttttttaaaaactcttttctGGGGGTCATTCTTACCTTTGACTATGAAAAGTTAAAGATGATGCAATGTTGTCTCTGCAGTTGTAGCTCTGACAATTGGCATATCACCACCTGGGTCAATGAGGAATGCAACTATGGCAACTGGATCTTCTAATCTTAAAGTGCCTACTATGCGAATCACAAGAGCACGGGCAAAAACCTTGGGTTCATCAGGAGGACTACCACCTCTACACCCATCTGTCAGACAGGATAAGAAACAGGGACTTGTAACACAAGGAACAAAATCCAAAAGACCAGCCCCAGATGAGAACAAACCAGCTAATTCTTCCAGTACTGCTTCTCAACAGCCTAAGCGAAGGGCTGTTCTCAGGGATGTCACTAATGTGCTTTGTGAAAATCCGTACATGAATTGCATCAATGGAAGCAAATTTCAGGTGAGCTTCAATGGATGTGTTATATCATATTTGCTCTTTGGAAATGAAATCATTCTGCTAAACATAATTATTGGTTATTGAACTAATGTCTTTGTTTCAAAAGATGGAGATTCAGTGCtaaatctttttctttgtttcaaaAACTTATCAACTTCTGGCCAATGATGTCAACTTGTCCTATGGTGATAGGTTAAGAAATTCTCTGATAAGAGGAATTCAAAGGTGACACCTGCTCTTTTGGTGAAAAAGCCTGAGCTTGAAGATAGAAAAGAGAGTGTGATTGAAGAAGCAAAAATGGTAAAGGTTGAGGAATCACAAGAACACTGTTCACAAGCACACTTCAAGGACCACCCATTTACTCAGCCAAGTGAATATATCACCGCCGCTCAAAGTGGTTTAGTTGATCTTATGCCTGTGAATAGGAGTTCATGTAATGACATTACCCTCCAGACTACAACACCAAAAGGTATGCTATTGTGTGCTATTATGCAAGATTTGAAAGCCTTGGAATTTGTTGATTTCATTCCCTCTCTTTAGACATAGTTTGAAGTGCAACTACCATGACTGAGCTATGTCTGCtccttcaaatttcaaaaaatctgTGGTAATTGCTGCCTGCTCATCAGGAGAGACCAGCAACCAAGATACTTGATAATCATAACATTCctgaaaacttaatatttcttaaGTGCTGTGCACGATGAAACTGTGaactagtttttatttatattcaacGCCTTTGAATTTgatccttttatgaaatgctctATTCAAACCACGTATAATTCTTTGTGAGCGCGACAAGCATGTGTGTCCTTTACTGGCATATAGTTCTAGTTAAAATTTCAAAGTGCAAAGCTACTTATGGCCCTTTGTCCAACTCAGATATATCATTATTACAATAGGCATCCATTTGAATTCGATGTTATAATTCCAAGCACAACCTCTAGAATAGCAATTTACAACTTTTTTGCGGTTACTAAAGTTCTCTACTGTATATGCAGCAAGAAGAAAGTTTATAAAGACTTCATTCACTGCATTTTGCTCATTTTTTGTTTTGCATTCTAGTAAGTCTCAATTCAGAAAACTGTTTGAAGAAAAGCAGtgtaaaatttctatttttcataaaaCCTCAAAAGAGAGCTCTTGCTCACTGAAATGTGAAGTAACTGACTTGTAGAACCATCATAAGAAATGGTAACCCTCGAATAACTGGAAGTATAGAGACAATGTAATATATGCAACAGAAAGAGCGAAGAAACCAATTGAGTGCATAGTTCCTCATGGGTGATATGTCTTTGTGGTTCTACGGAGATGGTTATTTTATTTCTCCAATACAAAGGGCGTTTTTGTGTCCATTTTGCAAATGGATGGACTGAAAAACCTTttcccaaaaaggtaaaaagcCAAAACTGTTTGTAGGAGGAAATCTTATTTAATCTGTTTGATCTTCTGGCATTGCCTGCAAAATTTAATCATCATTTTAACATTGCATGAAAGCATTATTAGTTTTGAAAGGAAATCTTCCTATTGTCATGTTCTTTTCTAGAAGGTGCTTATTTGTTTCTCTTCCATCATGCAGATGAAAGCAAGGTTTGCTTGAAACAGGAAGGCTCCAATTCGCTTAGTATTGCAGATATAGATTCAAAACACAAGGATCCACTAATGTGTAGTCTGTATGCTCCTGATATATATAACAATTTGCAAGCCATGGAGGTTAGTATGACTAGTGCATTCCTAACTACTTAAAAAATTACTCATGCACTGTTGAATTGTTGATAAGTCTAGTGATAGCACTAGGCATCCAAAACCATCTAAACAATATCAAGTTTAATGTTGCCTTTAGTtgttaattaaacaaataatatcATGGATAATTGCAATGAAATAGTTTAAATACTTCTGAACAAGTTTAAAAGTGCCCTTCCTTTTCTTTGTTAACATAAGACTTTATGTTTCTCAATTACTAAATGACAAATTCATCTCATCAACAGCTTGACCGGCGGCCTTCCTTTAATTATATGGAAAAGCTTCAGCGGGACATTAACAAGGGTATGCGAAGTATTCTTATTGATTGGCTTGTGGA
Proteins encoded in this region:
- the CycA2 gene encoding cyclin A2 isoform X1, which translates into the protein MRNATMATGSSNLKVPTMRITRARAKTLGSSGGLPPLHPSVRQDKKQGLVTQGTKSKRPAPDENKPANSSSTASQQPKRRAVLRDVTNVLCENPYMNCINGSKFQVKKFSDKRNSKVTPALLVKKPELEDRKESVIEEAKMVKVEESQEHCSQAHFKDHPFTQPSEYITAAQSGLVDLMPVNRSSCNDITLQTTTPKDESKVCLKQEGSNSLSIADIDSKHKDPLMCSLYAPDIYNNLQAMELDRRPSFNYMEKLQRDINKGMRSILIDWLVEVSEEYRLVPDTLYLTVHLIDRFLSEHYIEKQKLQLLGVTCMLIASKYEEICAPRVEEFCFITDNTYSKEEVVRMESLVLNFLGFQLAAPTTKKFLRRFVQASQASYEVPSVELEFMANYLAELTLAEYSFLKFLPSVTAASAVFLARWTLDQSNHPWNSTLEHYTTYKASDLKTTVLLLQDLQMNTSGSTLNAIREKYKQPKFKSVATLSSPKPVQSLF